In the genome of Megalops cyprinoides isolate fMegCyp1 chromosome 7, fMegCyp1.pri, whole genome shotgun sequence, one region contains:
- the nol9 gene encoding polynucleotide 5'-hydroxyl-kinase NOL9 isoform X2 yields MKVPNGSAKVKGRSSGETRRIKKKKRHSQNATPMNSDPSNASPDTAMAKKYYQLASRGKPSLKRLKGSARPVYSGHGQVALQRGKGTFKTGAPPQPHTNGGPELELDSSSEDSEHWSSYARSILQNGMEGSSGQEVSAGTVLGGKGEESPPYHAELDCVHNRAVLVLQQGQTLTFRGKALLTCLYGRVEVLGFTIEEGQQPYPVFSPPTHCPLTVTAMVNSLITSKTRKERRLEAKAIVRKYLSTEPRKRLQSAVDSDSCLVLLEPLDTPLTRFLTSLPEHRELFGLSAMELKSQSVALDCPLSAVGLIPLHGSSEGLVMSQSYRNALTGLVHACAESDGCPVILVCGAKNTGKSTFNRHLINTLLNHTASVEYLECDLGQTEFTPPGCLSLSTITEPLLGAPFTHLSTPERMVFFGETSCERDLDRYLESLKFLWRSYSRDTPIIINTMGWVKGFGFQLLVDFVRLFSVTHVVQLSYGATYQCPALTPAFLRTAQGWQTRPQAPPTGAGEDLEEQVSPQSHMLLSVQSEFQGAGAVSNMRYHRSNVLRDLALLAYFSQLQSPDPGPVRPLHCFTPYQVPLSAVAVRVTHCEVAPAHVLYAANASLVGLCCLGEKVAGTGGPVLLSHTPVCQCVGFGVLRGVDVGRGLYFLVTPVAPSVLRKVNCLLLGGVTLPHTLLRAQPGIEGEQPYVTKEYSFELTGAGKMRVFKGLVRREHMGGGGH; encoded by the exons ATGAAGGTGCCAAACGGTAGTGCAAAAGTCAAGGGCAGGAGTTCTGGGGAGACCAGGAGGATCAAGAAGAAAAAGCGACACTCCCAGAATGCCACCCCAATGAACTCTGACCCCAGCAACGCCAGCCCTGACACCGCCATGGCCAAAAAGTACTACCAGTTAGCCAGCAGGGGGAAGCCTAGTCTGAAGAGACTAAAGGGCAGCGCTCGGCCAGTTTATTCCGGCCACGGGCAGGTTGCTCTTCAGAGGGGCAAGGGGACTTTCAAGACGGGAGCTCCACCTCAGCCACACACCAACGGGGGCCCCGAATTGGAGCTGGACAGCAGCTCGGAGGACTCGGAGCACTGGAGCTCGTATGCGCGGTCCATTCTGCAGAACGGCATGGAGGGGTCTTCAGGTCAGGAGGTCTCCGCCGGCACCGTTCTCGGCGGGAAAGGGGAGGAGTCGCCGCCGTACCACGCCGAGCTGGACTGCGTCCACAACCGGGCCGTGCTGGTCTTGCAGCAAGGACAG ACCCTGACGTTCCGGGGGAAAGCCCTACTGACCTGCCTGTATGGGAGGGTGGAGGTGCTGGGTTTCACCATCGAAGAGGGCCAGCAGCCGTACCCTGTCTTCTCCCCGCCAACGCACTGCCCCCTCACCGTCACTGCCATGGTCAACTCCTTAATCACCAGCAAGACCCGCAAAGAGCGCCGCCTGGAGGCCAAAGCCATTGTGCGCAAGTACCTCTCCACAG AGCCGCGTAAGAGGCTGCAGAGCGCGGTGGACTCGGACTCCTGCCTGGTTCTGCTGGAGCCGCTCGACACCCCGCTGACCCGCTTCCTCACCAGCCTGCCAGAACACCGCGAACTGTTCGGGCTCAGTGCG ATGGAGCTCAAGAGCCAGTCGGTGGCCTTGGactgccctctctctgcggTCGGCCTGATCCCCCTGCATGGCAGCAGTGAGGgtctggtgatgtcacagagctaCAGGAACGCCCTCACTGGCCTGGTCCACGCCTGCGCAG AGTCTGATGGCTGCCCGGTCATTTTGGTGTGTGGGGCTAAGAACACTGGGAAGTCCACTTTCAACCGTCACCTCATCAACACACTGCTCAACCA CACTGCCAGCGTGGAATACCTGGAGTGTGACCTGGGTCAGACAGAGTTCACCCCACCAGGCTGCCTGTCGCTGTCCACCATCACAGAGCCACTGCTGG GTGCCCCATTCACCCACCTGAGCACCCCGGAGCGCATGGTCTTTTTCGGAGAGACCTCGTGCGAGAGGGACCTGGACCGCTACCTGGAGTCGCTCAAGTTCCTGTGGCGCTCCTACAGTCGAGACACGCCCATCATCATCAACACCATGGgctgggtcaaag GTTTCGGGTTCCAGCTGCTGGTGGACTTCGTACGGCTCTTCTCTGTCACCCACGTGGTGCAGCTCAGCTATGGGGCCACCTACCAGTGCCCCGCCCTCACCCCCGCCTTCCTGAGGACCGCCCAAGGCTGGCAGACTCGCCcacaggccccgcccacagGAGCAGGGGAGGACCTGGAGGAGCAGGTCAGCCCACAGAGTCACATGCTGCTCAGCGTCCAATCGGAATTCCAGGGAGCGGGGGCCGTCAGCAACAT GAGGTACCACCGCAGCAACGTGCTCCGTGACCTCGCCCTGCTAGCCTACTTCAGCCAGCTGCAATCGCCCGATCCGGGCCCCGTCCGGCCCCTGCACTGCTTCACCCCCTACCAG GTGCCGCTGTCAGCAGTGGCCGTGCGGGTGACACACTGTGAGGTGGCCCCTGCCCACGTGCTGTACGCTGCCAATGCCAGCCTGGTGGGGCTGTGCTGCCTGGGGGAGAAGGTGGCCGGCACAGGGGGGCCCGTCCTGCTCTCCCACACCCCCGTCTGCCAGTGTGTGGGCTTCG gtgTCCTGCGAGGAGTAGATGTGGGGCGGGGTCTCTACTTCCTGGTGACCCCCGTGGCCCCCTCTGTCCTGCGGAAGGTCAACTGTCTGCTGCTGGGAGGGGTGACGCTTCCCCACACCCTCCTGAGAGCGCAG CCCGGAATTGAAGGGGAGCAGCCCTACGTCACCAAGGAGTACAGCTTTGAGCTCACAGGGGCAGGGAAGATGAGGGTCTTCAAGGGCCTGGTGAGAAGAGAGCACATGGGCGGGGGTGGCCATTAG
- the klhl21 gene encoding kelch-like protein 21 has protein sequence MEKPAIQTQPSTLPFFDTSHAFNLLRGIHELRAERKFFDVTLCAEGREFHCHRTVLAAASTYFRAMFAGTLRESAMDRVVLHEVSAELLGLLVDFCYTGRVTVTQDNVDLLLKTADLFQFPSVKEACCAFLEQRLDVSNCLEIQDFAEAYACRELAASARRFVLKNIVELAKGKEFERLPWKRLLEFVSDDGLCVDKEETAYLMAVRWVKADPQRRLHYWPELLQQVRLPFVRRFFLLAHVESDPLVYLSPPCLRLVSEARAFQSCEYDRHDWPCQRMRPRPSTGLAEILVVVGGCDQDCDELVTVDCYNPQTGQWRYLAEFPDHLGGGYSIAALGNDMYVTGGSDGSRLYDGVWRYNSSVNEWTEVSPMLKAREYHSSCVLKGQLYVVASDSTERYDHALDCWESLPPMLHAMDNCSTTACRGRLYAIGSLTGEDTMAIQSYDPDTDRWGLVNCGQLPPWSFAPKTVTLNGLIYFVRDDSAEVDVYNPLKNEWDKISPMTQVHVGGSVAALGGRLFVSGGYDNTYELSDVVEAYDPATRCWTLAGHLPQPTFWHGSVSIFRQFMPLVPSAFEPADTPETNAIHLHRHHRNLALQNHNHNHNHNHNHNRDVNPAH, from the exons atGGAGAAGCCTGCCATCCAGACGCAGCCCTCCACGCTGCCGTTCTTCGACACCTCCCACGCCTTCAACCTGCTGCGCGGCATCCACGAGCTGCGCGCTGAGCGCAAGTTCTTCGACGTGACGCTGTGCGCCGAGGGCCGGGAGTTCCACTGCCACCGCACCGTGCTGGCCGCCGCCAGCACCTACTTCCGCGCCATGTTCGCCGGCACGCTGCGCGAGAGCGCCATGGACCGCGTGGTGCTGCACGAGGTGTCGGCCGAGCTGCTGGGCCTGCTGGTGGACTTCTGCTACACGGGCCGCGTCACCGTCACGCAGGACAACGTGGACCTGCTGCTGAAGACGGCCGACCTCTTCCAGTTCCCCTCCGTCAAGGAGGCCTGCTGCGCCTTCCTGGAGCAGCGGCTGGACGTCTCCAACTGCCTGGAGATCCAGGACTTCGCCGAGGCCTACGCCTGCCGCGAGCTGGCCGCCAGCGCCCGCCGCTTCGTGCTGAAGAACATCGTGGAGCTGGCCAAGGGCAAGGAGTTCGAGCGGCTGCCCTGGAAGCGGCTGCTGGAGTTCGTGTCGGACGACGGGCTGTGCGTGGACAAGGAGGAGACGGCCTACCTGATGGCCGTGCGCTGGGTGAAGGCCGACCCGCAGCGGCGGCTGCACTACTGGCccgagctgctgcagcaggtgcGGCTGCCCTTCGTGCGGCGCTTCTTCCTGCTGGCGCACGTGGAGAGCGACCCGCTGGTGTACCTGTCGCCGCCCTGCCTGCGGCTGGTGAGCGAGGCGCGCGCCTTCCAGTCCTGCGAGTACGACCGGCACGACTGGCCCTGCCAGCGCATGCGGCCGCGGCCCTCCACCGGCCTGGCCGAGATCCTGGTGGTGGTGGGCGGCTGCGACCAGGACTGCGACGAGCTGGTCACCGTGGACTGCTACAACCCCCAGACCGGCCAGTGGCGCTACCTGGCCGAGTTCCCCGATCACCTGGGGGGCGGCTACAGCATCGCCGCGCTAGGCAACGACATGTATGTAACAG gcGGCTCGGATGGCTCGCGGCTCTACGACGGCGTGTGGCGCTACAACTCGAGTGTGAATGAGTGGACGGAGGTGTCGCCCATGCTGAAGGCGCGGGAGTACCACAGCTCCTGCGTGCTGAAGGGCCAGCTGTACGTGGTGGCGTCGGACAGCACCGAGCGCTACGACCACGCGCTGGACTGCTGGGAGTCCCTGCCGCCCATGCTGCACGCCATGGACAACTGCTCCACCAccgcctgcagggggcgcctCTATGCCATCGGCTCCCTGACCGGGGAGGACACCATGGCGATCCAGAGCTACGACCCCGACACGGACCGCTGGGGCCTGGTCAACTGCGGTCAGCTGCCCCCCTGGTCCTTCGCCCCCAAGACGGTCACCCTCAATGGCCTCATTTACTTTGTCAG GGATGACTCAGCAGAAGTTGATGTCTACAACCCCTTGAAGAACGAGTGGGACAAGATCAGCCCCATGACACAG GTCCATGTGGGAGGCAGCGTGGCAGCCTTGGGTGGCCGTCTCTTCGTTTCGGGGGGCTACGACAACACCTACGAGCTGTCGGACGTGGTGGAGGCGTACGACCCGGCCACGCGCTGCTGGACGCTCGCCGGCCACCTGCCGCAGCCCACCTTCTGGCACGGCAGCGTCAGCATCTTCCGGCAGTTCATGCCCCTGGTGCCCAGCGCCTTCGAGCCCGCAGACACTCCCGAGACCAACGCCATCCACCTGCATCGGCACCACCGCAACCTGGCCCTGCagaaccacaaccacaaccacaaccacaatcACAACCACAACCGCGACGTCAACCCCGCGCACTGA
- the nol9 gene encoding polynucleotide 5'-hydroxyl-kinase NOL9 isoform X1: MKVPNGSAKVKGRSSGETRRIKKKKRHSQNATPMNSDPSNASPDTAMAKKYYQLASRGKPSLKRLKGSARPVYSGHGQVALQRGKGTFKTGAPPQPHTNGGPELELDSSSEDSEHWSSYARSILQNGMEGSSGQEVSAGTVLGGKGEESPPYHAELDCVHNRAVLVLQQGQTLTFRGKALLTCLYGRVEVLGFTIEEGQQPYPVFSPPTHCPLTVTAMVNSLITSKTRKERRLEAKAIVRKYLSTEPRKRLQSAVDSDSCLVLLEPLDTPLTRFLTSLPEHRELFGLSAMELKSQSVALDCPLSAVGLIPLHGSSEGLVMSQSYRNALTGLVHACAEESDGCPVILVCGAKNTGKSTFNRHLINTLLNHTASVEYLECDLGQTEFTPPGCLSLSTITEPLLGAPFTHLSTPERMVFFGETSCERDLDRYLESLKFLWRSYSRDTPIIINTMGWVKGFGFQLLVDFVRLFSVTHVVQLSYGATYQCPALTPAFLRTAQGWQTRPQAPPTGAGEDLEEQVSPQSHMLLSVQSEFQGAGAVSNMRYHRSNVLRDLALLAYFSQLQSPDPGPVRPLHCFTPYQVPLSAVAVRVTHCEVAPAHVLYAANASLVGLCCLGEKVAGTGGPVLLSHTPVCQCVGFGVLRGVDVGRGLYFLVTPVAPSVLRKVNCLLLGGVTLPHTLLRAQPGIEGEQPYVTKEYSFELTGAGKMRVFKGLVRREHMGGGGH, encoded by the exons ATGAAGGTGCCAAACGGTAGTGCAAAAGTCAAGGGCAGGAGTTCTGGGGAGACCAGGAGGATCAAGAAGAAAAAGCGACACTCCCAGAATGCCACCCCAATGAACTCTGACCCCAGCAACGCCAGCCCTGACACCGCCATGGCCAAAAAGTACTACCAGTTAGCCAGCAGGGGGAAGCCTAGTCTGAAGAGACTAAAGGGCAGCGCTCGGCCAGTTTATTCCGGCCACGGGCAGGTTGCTCTTCAGAGGGGCAAGGGGACTTTCAAGACGGGAGCTCCACCTCAGCCACACACCAACGGGGGCCCCGAATTGGAGCTGGACAGCAGCTCGGAGGACTCGGAGCACTGGAGCTCGTATGCGCGGTCCATTCTGCAGAACGGCATGGAGGGGTCTTCAGGTCAGGAGGTCTCCGCCGGCACCGTTCTCGGCGGGAAAGGGGAGGAGTCGCCGCCGTACCACGCCGAGCTGGACTGCGTCCACAACCGGGCCGTGCTGGTCTTGCAGCAAGGACAG ACCCTGACGTTCCGGGGGAAAGCCCTACTGACCTGCCTGTATGGGAGGGTGGAGGTGCTGGGTTTCACCATCGAAGAGGGCCAGCAGCCGTACCCTGTCTTCTCCCCGCCAACGCACTGCCCCCTCACCGTCACTGCCATGGTCAACTCCTTAATCACCAGCAAGACCCGCAAAGAGCGCCGCCTGGAGGCCAAAGCCATTGTGCGCAAGTACCTCTCCACAG AGCCGCGTAAGAGGCTGCAGAGCGCGGTGGACTCGGACTCCTGCCTGGTTCTGCTGGAGCCGCTCGACACCCCGCTGACCCGCTTCCTCACCAGCCTGCCAGAACACCGCGAACTGTTCGGGCTCAGTGCG ATGGAGCTCAAGAGCCAGTCGGTGGCCTTGGactgccctctctctgcggTCGGCCTGATCCCCCTGCATGGCAGCAGTGAGGgtctggtgatgtcacagagctaCAGGAACGCCCTCACTGGCCTGGTCCACGCCTGCGCAG AAGAGTCTGATGGCTGCCCGGTCATTTTGGTGTGTGGGGCTAAGAACACTGGGAAGTCCACTTTCAACCGTCACCTCATCAACACACTGCTCAACCA CACTGCCAGCGTGGAATACCTGGAGTGTGACCTGGGTCAGACAGAGTTCACCCCACCAGGCTGCCTGTCGCTGTCCACCATCACAGAGCCACTGCTGG GTGCCCCATTCACCCACCTGAGCACCCCGGAGCGCATGGTCTTTTTCGGAGAGACCTCGTGCGAGAGGGACCTGGACCGCTACCTGGAGTCGCTCAAGTTCCTGTGGCGCTCCTACAGTCGAGACACGCCCATCATCATCAACACCATGGgctgggtcaaag GTTTCGGGTTCCAGCTGCTGGTGGACTTCGTACGGCTCTTCTCTGTCACCCACGTGGTGCAGCTCAGCTATGGGGCCACCTACCAGTGCCCCGCCCTCACCCCCGCCTTCCTGAGGACCGCCCAAGGCTGGCAGACTCGCCcacaggccccgcccacagGAGCAGGGGAGGACCTGGAGGAGCAGGTCAGCCCACAGAGTCACATGCTGCTCAGCGTCCAATCGGAATTCCAGGGAGCGGGGGCCGTCAGCAACAT GAGGTACCACCGCAGCAACGTGCTCCGTGACCTCGCCCTGCTAGCCTACTTCAGCCAGCTGCAATCGCCCGATCCGGGCCCCGTCCGGCCCCTGCACTGCTTCACCCCCTACCAG GTGCCGCTGTCAGCAGTGGCCGTGCGGGTGACACACTGTGAGGTGGCCCCTGCCCACGTGCTGTACGCTGCCAATGCCAGCCTGGTGGGGCTGTGCTGCCTGGGGGAGAAGGTGGCCGGCACAGGGGGGCCCGTCCTGCTCTCCCACACCCCCGTCTGCCAGTGTGTGGGCTTCG gtgTCCTGCGAGGAGTAGATGTGGGGCGGGGTCTCTACTTCCTGGTGACCCCCGTGGCCCCCTCTGTCCTGCGGAAGGTCAACTGTCTGCTGCTGGGAGGGGTGACGCTTCCCCACACCCTCCTGAGAGCGCAG CCCGGAATTGAAGGGGAGCAGCCCTACGTCACCAAGGAGTACAGCTTTGAGCTCACAGGGGCAGGGAAGATGAGGGTCTTCAAGGGCCTGGTGAGAAGAGAGCACATGGGCGGGGGTGGCCATTAG
- the zbtb48 gene encoding telomere zinc finger-associated protein codes for MAVPNAHAQRVLSSLNQQRGLGRFCDAMLSLGSGQVYLAHRNVLACFSQLFQNSYTTTTPCMEVCLPEECPTDGLEVLLDFVYTGELKLDSVNLEKVRSAALSLSVPDALHLCQEFTSQQSLPRGPKIEELVTGDVDSSLLHASQVTQDTSSNETPAKAKPKPRLVPKTRAKATSETPKQTAPVAATTTTRSGRTVKGPSRLLRESPTPPHTPRGGATRKAEPGALEDGKGGAEEGAGRSVGPVNESEVGGPGELANENEEEEGGEAEGPQEDTDEEYLPHALPATTTGPQRGKRRGRGKAVNKENGEGAKRNSVQCPTCHKTFLSKYYLKVHNRRHTGEKPFECSKCGKCYYRKENLLEHEARNCLSRAEVVFSCSMCPMTFRRRLELRLHTVTHTGEMPNKCTSCPEQFMQKKDLKIHLIKVHGAPKPHACSLCPKCFLSRTELRLHEASKHRGEKLFVCEECGHRASSRNGLQMHIKAIHRNERPFVCQFCNHAFTQKANLNMHLRTHTGEKPFQCHLCGKTFRTQASLDKHHRTHTGERPFRCEFCDQRFTEKGPLLRHVASKHQEGRPHYCHICSKTFKAIEQLRVHVRRHKGMRKFECTECGYKFTRQAHLRRHSQIHNRVENYNPRQRRLRNLVVEDEKAAAPSLPAEGEGPAPGDIISVMIQPGAIMVEEVVSTQGAGPGDEEEGPGFTVADVMEQTLLVTGAYPIHSAVVTEELVEGGAEDKA; via the exons ATGGCTGTGCCGAACGCCCATGCCCAGCGTGTCCTGTCCTCTCTCAACCAGCAGAGGGGGCTGGGCAGGTTCTGCGACGCAATGTTGAGCCTGGGGAGTGGGCAGGTGTACCTGGCTCACCGTAACGTTTTGGCATGCTTCAGTCAGCTCTTTCAGAACTCTTACACAACTACCACGCCATGCATGGAGGTTTGTCTCCCGGAGGAGTGCCCGACGGACGGGCTGGAGGTGCTGCTGGACTTTGTGTACACAGGGGAGCTTAAGCTGGACTCTGTCAACCTGGAAAAAGTGCGGAGCGCCGCCCTCAGCTTGTCGGTGCCAGATGCGCTGCACCTCTGCCAGGAGTTCACCAGCCAGCAGAGCCTTCCAAGGGGACCCAAAATCGAAGAGCTTGTGACGGGGGATGTCGACAGCTCGTTGCTCCACGCTTCCCAGGTTACCCAGGACACTTCCAGCAACGAGACGCCAGCTAAAGCGAAGCCCAAACCCAGACTCGTTCCCAAAACCAGGGCTAAAGCCACTAGTGAAACTCCCAAACAGACTGCCCCCGTTGCCGCAACCACGACCACACGTTCTGGCCGCACGGTCAAGGGACCCAGCCGCCTGCTGAGGGAGAGCCCCACCCCGCCGCATACCCCACGGGGAGGTGCGACCAGGAAGGCAGAACCCGGAGCCCTGGAGGACGGGAAGGGTGGAGCTGAGGAAGGGGCGGGACGCAGTGTTGGACCCGTGAATGAATCAGAG GTGGGCGGGCCAGGGGAGCTGGCCAATGAAAACGAGGAAGAGGAAGGCGGCGAGGCAGAGGGGCCGCAGGAGGACACTGATGAAGAGTACCTGCCCCACGCCCTTCCCGCCACCACCACGGGCCCCCAGCGAGGCAAACGCAGGGGCCGCGGGAAAGCCGTCAACAAGGAGAATGGCGAGGGGGCCAAGAGGAACTCGGTCCAGTGTCCCACCTGCCACAAGACCTTCCTCAGCAAGTACTACCTCAAAGTGCACAACCG GCGTCACACTGGGGAAAAGCCCTTTGAGTGCTCCAAGTGTGGGAAATGCTACTACAGGAAGGAGAACCTGCTGGAGCATGAGGCGCGGAACTGCCTGAGCCGGGCAGAGGTG GTGTTCTCGTGTTCCATGTGTCCCATGACCTTTCGGCGGCGGTTGGAGCTGCGCCTGCACACTGTCACCCACACGGGCGAGATGCCCAATAAG tgtacTTCCTGCCCTGAACAGTTCATGCAGAAAAAAGACCTGAAGATCCATCTAATCAAAGTCCATGGGGCCCCCAAACCACACGCG TGCTCGCTGTGCCCCAAGTGCTTCCTGTCTCGCACGGAGCTGCGTCTGCACGAAGCCTCCAAGCACCGCGGGGAGAAGCTGTTCGTGTGCGAGGAGTGTGGCCACCGCGCCTCCAGCCGCAATGGGCTGCAGATGCACATCAAAGCCATCCACAG GAACGAGCGGCCATTTGTGTGCCAGTTCTGTAACCACGCCTTTACCCAGAAGGCCAACCTGAACATGCACCTGCGTACACACACCGGGGAGAAACCCTTCCAATGCCACCTCTGTGGCAAGACCTTCCGGACACAAG ccaGCCTGGACAAGCACCACCGCACCCACACAGGGGAGCGGCCCTTCCGCTGCGAGTTCTGCGACCAGCGCTTCACGGAGAAGGGCCCGCTCCTCCGCCACGTGGCCAGCAAGCACCAGGAGGGCCGGCCGCACTACTGCCACATTTGCAGCAAGACCTTCAAGG CCATTGAGCAGCTCCGGGTCCACGTCCGCCGGCACAAAGGCATGCGCAAGTTTGAGTGCACAGAGTGTGGGTACAAGTTCACTAGACAG GCCCACCTGCGACGGCACTCCCAGATCCACAACCGCGTGGAGAACTACAACCCGCGGCAGCGGCGCCTGCGCAACCTGGTGGTGGAGGACGAGAAGGCGGCCGCGCCCTCGCTGCCCGCCGAGGGGGAGGGCCCGGCGCCGGGCGACATCATCAGCGTCATGATCCAGCCCGGCGCCATcatggtggaggaggtggtgtcTACCCAGGGGGCGGGGCCCGGGGACGAGGAGGAGGGGCCGGGCTTCACGGTGGCCGACGTGATGGAGCAGACGCTGCTGGTGACCGGGGCGTACCCCATCCACTCCGCCGTGGTGAcggaggagctggtggagggCGGGGCCGAGGACAAGGCCTGA